One Bacteroidota bacterium DNA segment encodes these proteins:
- a CDS encoding LamG domain-containing protein — MQTPFGNTPNTTAYNTYGAAIGSGEGYILDRAQGAKMAVSVRKLSQGYAGNYARIRRASDNSETEITTPYGGFITPQAAVSDGSGLQGWLSGADGAGVRWYDQSGAAHLTQNTAANQFLLRFGYTGNRSAFAGKPLSDYQWVYPASTGNYLFGVNKQFSFHFVVKTNITAGADFAMFYHIASNNDLIRGLILRVVGSGNGYKAGFVGGDLNATVNMSTVSVFDNTRPHHVLFCYDGTVNTSWTDRVTVYVDGLTSPMAASFQTGPFPAPLTQPVTVPRVWSPYTAIVNSGISEAILWDRLLTPAEISFITQNTRKAYGI; from the coding sequence ATGCAAACCCCCTTCGGAAATACCCCCAATACGACCGCTTATAACACCTATGGTGCTGCCATAGGTTCGGGGGAAGGATATATCCTTGACAGGGCACAGGGTGCAAAAATGGCGGTATCGGTACGCAAGCTCTCACAAGGCTATGCAGGCAATTACGCCCGTATCCGAAGAGCATCCGACAATTCAGAAACCGAAATTACCACCCCCTACGGAGGCTTTATCACCCCGCAGGCGGCGGTATCGGACGGGAGCGGGTTGCAAGGGTGGCTTTCGGGAGCGGACGGTGCGGGGGTGCGGTGGTACGACCAAAGCGGAGCTGCCCATTTAACTCAAAATACCGCTGCTAACCAATTCTTGTTACGCTTCGGTTATACAGGCAACCGAAGTGCCTTTGCAGGAAAGCCCTTATCGGATTACCAATGGGTATATCCAGCCTCAACGGGCAATTACCTCTTTGGAGTGAACAAACAGTTCTCTTTTCATTTTGTGGTGAAAACCAATATCACCGCAGGGGCTGATTTTGCGATGTTTTACCACATCGCCTCCAATAACGACCTGATACGCGGATTGATACTAAGGGTGGTAGGTTCGGGTAACGGTTACAAAGCAGGGTTTGTCGGCGGCGACTTAAATGCCACCGTTAATATGTCAACGGTAAGTGTTTTTGACAATACCCGACCGCACCATGTACTTTTTTGCTATGACGGCACGGTAAACACATCGTGGACGGACAGGGTGACAGTTTATGTGGACGGCTTAACAAGCCCGATGGCGGCATCGTTCCAAACAGGGCCGTTCCCCGCCCCGTTGACCCAACCCGTCACAGTGCCGAGGGTGTGGAGTCCTTATACTGCGATAGTTAACAGCGGAATATCCGAAGCTATTCTTTGGGACAGGTTACTCACCCCTGCTGAAATTTCATTTATCACCCAAAACACCCGTAAAGCCTATGGAATATAA